A single genomic interval of Macadamia integrifolia cultivar HAES 741 chromosome 6, SCU_Mint_v3, whole genome shotgun sequence harbors:
- the LOC122082636 gene encoding 60S ribosomal protein L38 isoform X2 — protein MPKQIHEIKDFLLTARRKDARSVKIKRTKDVVKFKVRCSKYLYTLCVFDSEKADKLKQSLPPGLSVQDL, from the exons ATG CCGAAGCAGATACATGAGATCAAGGATTTCCTTCTCACTGCGAGAAGGAAAGATGCACGGTCTGTCAAAATTAAGAGGACCAAAGATGTGGTGAAGTTCAAGGTTCGCTGCTCCAAGTACCTATACACATTATGTGTTTTTGACTCAGAGAAGGCTGATAAGCTGAAGCAGTCTCTTCCTCCAG
- the LOC122082636 gene encoding 60S ribosomal protein L38 isoform X1 codes for MAKPKQIHEIKDFLLTARRKDARSVKIKRTKDVVKFKVRCSKYLYTLCVFDSEKADKLKQSLPPGLSVQDL; via the exons ATGGCAAAA CCGAAGCAGATACATGAGATCAAGGATTTCCTTCTCACTGCGAGAAGGAAAGATGCACGGTCTGTCAAAATTAAGAGGACCAAAGATGTGGTGAAGTTCAAGGTTCGCTGCTCCAAGTACCTATACACATTATGTGTTTTTGACTCAGAGAAGGCTGATAAGCTGAAGCAGTCTCTTCCTCCAG